A genomic window from Bacillota bacterium includes:
- a CDS encoding aldehyde ferredoxin oxidoreductase family protein: MFGYTGKIAYVDLTSGLVEIKATPLKAAEKFIGGSSLAARLLYDDLKPEIEPLAEKACVAVMAGPITGTAIPGSSRFAVCERSPLTGYWGESTSGGRFGAYLKRAGLDGLIIQGKAQEMTYLLVQNGNVEIRTGSNLKGLDTYTAQEQLKQIHGDNTSIACIGVAGENLLPMAAVINDHGRAAGRMGFGAVWGSKNLKAIVVDGKGEVPVADKDSLKVLVRELTAAYQKSTKLFTQFGTLGYLDIGYHFGDVPVKYFTQGIFPIDRLNGRKFREEYSVHARACWGCPIACGREISFKGRKVDGPEYETAVAFGPLVQNLDLDTIIEANDLANRYGFDTISAGVTLALLMYLKEEKLLPAEIMAEVPDFGNREGILEALTLTGENRGIGRLIGQGTIRTLQELGLSPDYAAAVRRLEIPMHEPRAFVGQALSYATCPRGACHQRGDFFEVDLGLLKDKDLGIEPGPRENLDGRVAQVANHQSLRELDNCLVKCNFTFTSLKTVIGALSVITGVPWSPEKVLAAANNSLTIKRAISFNLGSSPADDRLSGHVRKPLTEGGAYGHVLDIEKYLPEFYQLRGWNPDGTISQELLARLLADD, translated from the coding sequence ATGTTCGGTTATACCGGCAAAATCGCTTACGTTGATCTGACCAGCGGCTTGGTGGAAATCAAAGCCACACCGTTAAAAGCCGCAGAAAAATTCATCGGTGGCAGTAGTCTGGCAGCAAGGTTGCTTTACGACGACCTTAAACCCGAGATCGAGCCACTGGCAGAAAAAGCCTGCGTGGCAGTCATGGCGGGTCCAATCACCGGCACTGCCATACCGGGCTCTTCCCGTTTCGCGGTTTGCGAGAGGTCCCCTTTAACCGGCTACTGGGGCGAATCCACCTCTGGGGGCAGATTCGGGGCCTATTTAAAAAGAGCCGGCCTGGACGGCTTAATCATCCAGGGTAAAGCCCAAGAAATGACCTATCTTTTAGTCCAAAACGGGAATGTGGAAATCCGAACGGGTAGCAACTTGAAAGGTCTCGACACCTACACAGCACAAGAGCAGCTTAAACAAATACACGGCGATAACACCAGTATCGCCTGCATCGGGGTAGCCGGTGAAAATCTGCTCCCAATGGCAGCCGTAATCAACGACCACGGGCGGGCGGCTGGCCGTATGGGATTTGGGGCAGTTTGGGGAAGCAAAAACTTAAAAGCAATCGTGGTGGATGGGAAAGGTGAAGTTCCGGTCGCTGATAAAGATTCCTTGAAAGTCCTGGTTCGGGAGCTTACCGCCGCCTACCAAAAAAGTACCAAGCTGTTTACCCAATTTGGTACCCTGGGTTACCTTGACATTGGTTATCATTTCGGGGATGTCCCGGTGAAATATTTTACCCAGGGGATATTTCCGATCGACCGATTAAACGGGAGAAAGTTTCGGGAAGAATATTCAGTGCACGCCCGCGCCTGCTGGGGCTGCCCAATTGCTTGCGGACGGGAGATTAGCTTCAAAGGCAGGAAAGTCGATGGCCCTGAATATGAAACCGCGGTCGCGTTTGGACCACTTGTGCAAAACCTGGATCTGGATACCATTATCGAAGCCAACGACCTGGCCAACCGCTACGGCTTTGATACCATTTCCGCCGGCGTCACCCTGGCCCTCCTTATGTATCTAAAAGAGGAAAAACTCCTGCCGGCCGAAATAATGGCCGAGGTTCCTGATTTTGGCAACCGGGAAGGTATTCTCGAGGCCTTGACGCTCACGGGCGAAAACCGTGGCATTGGCCGGTTAATTGGTCAGGGGACCATTAGAACCCTACAGGAACTTGGTCTATCCCCGGATTATGCCGCCGCCGTGCGCCGGCTGGAAATCCCCATGCATGAGCCCCGGGCTTTTGTCGGACAGGCGCTGTCATATGCCACCTGCCCCCGCGGAGCGTGTCATCAACGCGGCGATTTCTTCGAAGTGGATTTGGGACTGTTAAAGGATAAAGATCTAGGTATCGAGCCTGGCCCACGCGAGAACCTCGACGGTCGGGTAGCGCAGGTGGCCAATCACCAGAGTTTACGGGAGCTTGACAATTGCCTGGTCAAGTGTAACTTCACCTTTACCTCATTGAAAACAGTCATCGGCGCCTTATCTGTTATTACCGGTGTACCCTGGAGCCCAGAAAAAGTCCTGGCCGCTGCCAACAACTCCTTAACCATCAAACGAGCGATTTCCTTTAACCTGGGCAGCAGCCCGGCCGATGACCGTTTGTCCGGCCACGTGAGAAAACCTCTTACGGAAGGAGGAGCTTACGGCCACGTGCTGGATATAGAAAAGTATCTCCCGGAATTTTACCAGCTCCGGGGCTGGAACCCGGACGGCACCATTTCCCAGGAACTTCTGGCGAGGTTACTGGCGGATGATTAA
- a CDS encoding iron-containing alcohol dehydrogenase, with translation MSVTHPELVPDIAILDPNFTISMPPVLTMWTGFDALAHAVGAAF, from the coding sequence ATGAGTGTCACCCACCCCGAACTGGTGCCCGATATCGCTATCCTTGACCCCAATTTTACCATCTCGATGCCCCCGGTTTTAACCATGTGGACGGGCTTTGATGCCCTGGCGCACGCGGTAGGGGCGGCTTTTTAA
- a CDS encoding alcohol dehydrogenase catalytic domain-containing protein, translating to MRAVKLVGKKQLATVETDTPKTDGNQVIIKVSRVGICGSDIHIWEKGERSELIMGHEFCGTVVDPGALKDTISVGDRVAVIPLNPCGKCGPCTSGQPKYCVNSLAASPGVTATGGYAEYYAARPYMVRKLPDEMSDDEAAMIEPTAVALRAVRLAGFKPGDKVLVTGGGIIGLLCAAWSRIYGASYLALTEANPLRVENALKMGDVDAVFDATDQQLVPKLIEATGGGFDHVLECAAVAPAVNTGIMALKKNRPHGSGGSELRVGTHQYPACGAARVGT from the coding sequence ATGCGGGCGGTAAAGCTTGTCGGCAAAAAACAATTAGCCACGGTTGAGACCGACACTCCAAAAACCGACGGCAATCAGGTTATCATCAAGGTCTCCCGGGTCGGTATCTGCGGTTCAGACATCCATATCTGGGAAAAAGGGGAACGGTCGGAGTTGATTATGGGCCACGAATTTTGCGGTACGGTAGTTGATCCCGGGGCATTGAAAGACACCATCAGCGTCGGCGACCGCGTCGCGGTTATTCCTCTTAATCCCTGCGGAAAGTGCGGCCCATGCACCAGTGGTCAACCTAAATATTGCGTAAACAGCCTGGCCGCCTCGCCCGGGGTAACCGCGACAGGTGGATACGCGGAATATTATGCTGCTCGTCCTTATATGGTCAGAAAACTACCCGATGAAATGAGCGACGACGAAGCCGCCATGATCGAACCAACGGCCGTGGCTCTCCGAGCCGTGCGGTTGGCCGGGTTTAAACCTGGAGATAAAGTATTGGTCACCGGCGGGGGGATAATTGGTCTGCTCTGCGCGGCCTGGTCCCGGATTTACGGAGCGTCCTACCTGGCCCTGACCGAAGCCAATCCCTTACGGGTAGAAAATGCCCTGAAGATGGGCGATGTTGACGCTGTCTTCGATGCTACTGACCAACAATTAGTACCCAAGCTCATCGAAGCCACCGGGGGAGGTTTTGACCATGTCCTGGAATGTGCCGCCGTTGCCCCGGCAGTCAATACTGGGATCATGGCCCTCAAAAAAAACCGCCCGCATGGTTCTGGTGGGAGTGAGTTACGCGTCGGTACCCATCAATACCCTGCTTGTGGTGCTGCGCGAGTTGGAACTTAA
- the thiC gene encoding phosphomethylpyrimidine synthase ThiC: MTQLERARRGEITPQMEAVAAAESVSPAAVRDLVARGLVVIPCNKEHRGLVPCGIGKGLRTKINANLGTSQVFPDWRDEMVKLEIALAAGADAVMDLSTGGELKECRQQIIAHAPVPVGTVPIYEAAVRARLQHGAVVEMEADELFQVIAEQAAEGVDFITVHCGVTRQIVERLKIQPRLLGIVSRGGAIMAGWMLHRNEENPLYAQFDRLLDICRTYDVTLSLGDGLRPGCLEDATDHAQIEELMILGQLVQRAREAGVQVMVEGPGHVPLDQIEANVKLQKRLCFDAPFYVLGPLVTDIAAGYDHIAAAIGGALAAVAGADFLCYVTPSEHLGLPTAEDVREGVIASRIAAHAADYVKGISNARARDRAMAEARRSLNWERQLELALDPEKARRVRMERNPVPQEACSMCGDYCAIDLVNRYLGHQGPKC, from the coding sequence ATGACACAACTGGAAAGGGCAAGACGGGGGGAGATTACTCCCCAGATGGAAGCAGTAGCTGCGGCGGAAAGCGTGTCCCCAGCTGCGGTCCGGGATCTGGTTGCTCGCGGTCTGGTAGTTATTCCTTGCAACAAGGAGCATCGTGGTCTGGTACCGTGTGGAATCGGAAAGGGTTTGCGTACAAAAATAAACGCCAACCTGGGGACTTCTCAGGTCTTTCCGGACTGGCGGGATGAGATGGTTAAACTGGAAATAGCACTGGCTGCCGGTGCTGATGCGGTTATGGATCTGAGTACTGGCGGCGAGCTCAAAGAATGTCGTCAGCAGATTATTGCGCACGCTCCGGTACCGGTAGGAACTGTGCCGATTTACGAGGCAGCGGTGAGAGCTCGTTTGCAACACGGCGCAGTTGTGGAGATGGAAGCAGATGAACTGTTTCAGGTGATCGCGGAACAGGCGGCGGAAGGAGTGGATTTTATCACTGTCCACTGCGGAGTGACCCGGCAAATTGTGGAAAGACTGAAAATCCAACCCCGCCTTCTGGGGATTGTTAGTCGGGGCGGTGCGATCATGGCGGGTTGGATGCTCCATCGAAACGAGGAAAATCCCCTGTATGCTCAATTTGACCGTTTGTTAGACATTTGCCGGACCTATGATGTAACGTTAAGTCTTGGAGATGGATTGCGACCAGGGTGCCTGGAGGATGCTACAGATCACGCTCAGATTGAGGAACTAATGATTTTGGGCCAATTGGTACAACGAGCTCGGGAGGCCGGGGTCCAGGTGATGGTGGAAGGACCAGGCCATGTTCCCCTGGATCAAATTGAAGCCAATGTCAAACTGCAAAAGCGCCTTTGCTTCGATGCTCCTTTTTATGTCCTGGGGCCACTTGTAACAGACATTGCGGCCGGTTATGACCATATCGCCGCGGCTATCGGTGGCGCTCTGGCGGCGGTGGCAGGAGCTGACTTCTTATGTTACGTGACCCCAAGCGAGCATCTGGGTTTACCCACGGCGGAAGATGTTCGGGAAGGGGTCATCGCTTCCCGAATTGCAGCGCACGCGGCCGATTACGTTAAAGGAATATCTAATGCCCGGGCCCGCGACCGGGCAATGGCCGAGGCGCGTCGGAGTTTAAACTGGGAACGGCAGCTCGAACTGGCCCTGGATCCAGAAAAGGCACGCCGGGTACGGATGGAACGTAATCCTGTTCCCCAGGAGGCTTGTTCGATGTGTGGTGATTACTGTGCCATCGATCTGGTGAACCGTTATTTAGGACATCAAGGACCGAAGTGCTAA
- the hemZ gene encoding coproporphyrinogen dehydrogenase HemZ, with the protein MSTIWLDGLAIEHRKTLEDIVRLFFPTAEVKHGQPQQDDQLTSEREEDEPAGWLKMWEEEACGYIAIEAEFSLVGYRGYRVVAHQRETLTAPNQSDAANQRKRVIRLCVLKTLTQATGKLPGPWGILTGIRPTKVVHRLIDEGYSAEDILEIMTEDYAVSPAKARLLYEIARRQRPFLLTPAQAERLVSVYIGIPFCPTRCLYCSFPGYPLARHRAWVEPFVTTLLKEIQVIGEVLHTYDYAVQSIYLGGGTPTSLDIGQLGQLLEKINHYLFSSATKEITVEGGRPETLSNEKLSLLKGMGVNRLSINPQTMRDETLQTIGRAHSAEDIVQAVERARRVGFSTLNMDIIIGLPGETVADVQQTMKQIMKLAPENLTVHTMAIKRASRLKEELVAWKLPTEEEVGRMLEVTKTVAAEMELVPYYLYRQKRILANLENVGYAFPSHECLYNIQVMEERQTIVGLGAGAGSKWVSPADWTLINTYNPKDPNDYIKRINELLDKKKDMLHGLRRKPTH; encoded by the coding sequence ATGAGCACGATCTGGCTTGACGGGCTCGCAATTGAACACCGAAAAACTTTGGAGGACATTGTGCGGCTTTTTTTCCCTACTGCCGAAGTTAAGCATGGCCAACCGCAGCAGGACGATCAATTAACATCAGAGCGTGAAGAAGATGAACCAGCTGGTTGGTTAAAAATGTGGGAAGAAGAAGCCTGTGGCTACATAGCAATAGAAGCGGAATTTTCTCTAGTAGGCTACCGTGGATATCGGGTTGTTGCACATCAGCGGGAGACGCTAACTGCGCCGAACCAGAGTGATGCGGCTAATCAACGGAAGCGTGTAATTCGACTGTGTGTGCTCAAAACCCTGACCCAGGCCACAGGTAAATTGCCTGGTCCCTGGGGAATTTTGACTGGTATTCGGCCGACCAAGGTGGTCCACCGTTTGATCGACGAAGGCTACTCAGCCGAGGACATACTGGAAATTATGACCGAAGACTACGCCGTTAGCCCAGCCAAAGCCCGGTTGTTGTACGAAATTGCGCGTCGACAGCGACCATTTCTTCTTACTCCAGCGCAGGCCGAACGCTTGGTCAGTGTATACATTGGAATTCCATTTTGTCCAACGCGGTGTCTCTACTGTTCATTTCCAGGTTATCCCCTGGCTCGACACCGGGCCTGGGTTGAACCATTTGTAACTACCCTGCTCAAAGAAATTCAGGTGATCGGTGAAGTCTTGCACACTTATGATTATGCGGTACAGAGTATCTACCTGGGTGGAGGTACGCCAACCAGTTTAGATATCGGGCAGTTGGGCCAACTGCTGGAAAAAATCAACCATTACTTGTTCAGTTCGGCGACTAAAGAAATCACGGTGGAAGGAGGACGACCGGAAACCTTATCCAATGAGAAGTTGAGTCTACTCAAGGGAATGGGTGTCAATCGGTTGAGTATCAATCCCCAGACGATGCGGGACGAAACCCTGCAGACTATCGGCCGGGCTCATTCGGCTGAAGACATTGTACAGGCGGTGGAGCGGGCCCGACGAGTTGGATTTTCAACGTTAAATATGGATATAATTATTGGATTGCCTGGGGAGACGGTGGCTGATGTTCAACAGACTATGAAACAGATTATGAAGCTGGCGCCGGAAAACTTGACTGTCCACACTATGGCGATCAAACGAGCGTCCCGGCTAAAAGAAGAACTGGTCGCCTGGAAACTGCCGACCGAAGAAGAAGTCGGCCGGATGCTGGAAGTAACCAAAACTGTCGCTGCTGAGATGGAACTAGTACCATATTACCTTTACCGGCAGAAGCGAATCCTGGCTAACCTGGAGAATGTTGGCTACGCTTTTCCCAGTCATGAATGCCTCTACAATATCCAGGTAATGGAAGAGCGACAAACCATTGTTGGCCTGGGGGCTGGGGCTGGTTCAAAATGGGTCTCCCCAGCTGACTGGACGTTAATCAATACTTATAACCCTAAAGACCCCAACGACTATATCAAACGAATCAATGAACTGCTCGACAAAAAGAAGGATATGTTGCACGGTTTAAGACGGAAGCCGACACATTAG
- a CDS encoding hydrogenase maturation nickel metallochaperone HypA, with translation MSLAQGIMDLVRESAVEKGIEQIKRIKLVIGKLSMAEPESLRFAFKIMATDNLFKGAILDIEEKEITCRCNNCQAIYAVQDVIERRCPRCRAIEAELVSGHELYVDWYEGE, from the coding sequence ATGAGTCTTGCCCAAGGAATCATGGATTTGGTTCGCGAGAGTGCAGTTGAAAAGGGTATTGAACAAATTAAACGCATAAAGCTGGTGATAGGCAAGCTCTCAATGGCTGAGCCCGAGAGTCTAAGATTTGCTTTTAAGATTATGGCCACAGATAACCTGTTTAAAGGGGCTATTCTCGACATAGAGGAAAAGGAGATTACCTGTCGCTGCAATAATTGCCAAGCGATCTACGCGGTTCAAGATGTGATTGAGCGCCGATGTCCGCGGTGTAGAGCCATTGAGGCTGAACTCGTGTCCGGACACGAATTGTACGTTGACTGGTACGAGGGAGAATGA
- the hypF gene encoding carbamoyltransferase HypF, translated as MKTNEKTVAIRIQIRGVVQGVGFRPHVYRLAMEYGIKGWVLNSSAGVVIEAEGQPLVVDRFLHRVIEEAPPLVRIKEVEVFPIAAKGLSDFVIRESERQAEKKALVPPDIAVCADCRREVTDPGDRRYRYPFTNCTNCGPRFTIVKDVPYDRENTTMAVFPMCSVCREEYENPINRRFHAQPNACPVCGPRLKLVDREGQELPSDKVVALLKAGYIVAVKGLGGFHLACDATNAQTVATLRRRKRREAKPFAVMVRDLEVAYKYCRVNKYEAEWLSSPQAPIVILERNLETILPERELHPGISTRGVMLPYTPMHFLLFDDDLEILVMTSANISDEPLIIDNEEALAKLGEVADYFLIHNREIYNPCDDSVLRVTPLGQTQFYRRARGFVPEGIKLPFKTRPVLALGGEMKSTFCLTRGDEAFLSQHWGDLNHHDNYMCFITSIPRFKKMLAVEPEVLVHDLHPEYQTTRWARSQEGIELRAVQHHWAHMASCMAENSLTGEAVGIICDGTGWGMDGAVWGCEILVGDYSHFERCGHLRYIPLPGGDQAIKRPYRMAFSYLYDVWGEEALSWAECYLKDLGKEERELLIIQCRRGLNSPPTSSLGRLFDAVSAFLGICSFNRYEGQAAVELEEAAGGRIGEPYSCEVYQEDGKWIMDMRPLWRELGGDLRKGKDIGLVAARFHGTVVSMLAEVATKVARAKRLEHVVLSGGSFHNRLLLAKLTQTLEMAGLRVYHQNRVPPGDGGLSLGQAAIAGWR; from the coding sequence ATGAAGACGAATGAGAAGACAGTGGCTATAAGGATACAGATAAGAGGTGTGGTTCAAGGCGTGGGTTTTAGGCCCCATGTGTACCGCCTGGCTATGGAATATGGGATTAAAGGCTGGGTCTTAAATTCGTCTGCTGGAGTAGTGATTGAGGCCGAGGGCCAACCGCTTGTGGTAGACCGATTTCTTCACCGTGTAATTGAAGAGGCGCCTCCCTTGGTCCGTATCAAGGAGGTAGAAGTGTTTCCCATCGCTGCTAAAGGATTAAGTGATTTTGTAATCAGAGAAAGCGAGCGCCAGGCGGAGAAAAAGGCGCTGGTACCTCCGGACATAGCGGTCTGTGCCGACTGCCGGCGTGAGGTAACTGACCCTGGAGACCGCCGATACCGTTACCCCTTCACCAACTGTACTAACTGTGGTCCTCGCTTTACCATTGTTAAAGATGTACCCTATGATCGTGAAAACACTACCATGGCAGTATTTCCAATGTGTTCTGTCTGCCGGGAGGAGTACGAGAACCCGATTAATCGTCGCTTTCATGCTCAACCCAACGCCTGTCCGGTTTGTGGGCCTCGTCTTAAGCTTGTAGACCGCGAGGGGCAGGAGTTGCCGAGTGATAAGGTGGTAGCCCTTCTTAAAGCGGGTTATATTGTGGCCGTAAAGGGCTTGGGGGGGTTCCACCTGGCTTGTGATGCTACTAATGCTCAGACCGTAGCAACCTTGCGTAGGCGTAAGCGCCGGGAGGCAAAACCCTTTGCAGTCATGGTTCGAGATCTCGAGGTGGCTTACAAGTATTGCCGGGTAAACAAGTACGAGGCCGAGTGGCTGTCATCACCGCAAGCCCCTATTGTGATCCTGGAACGAAATCTGGAAACAATACTCCCCGAACGGGAACTGCATCCAGGAATAAGCACCAGAGGGGTTATGTTGCCCTATACACCCATGCATTTTCTCCTTTTCGACGATGACCTGGAGATTCTGGTGATGACGAGTGCCAACATCTCAGATGAGCCCTTGATAATTGATAACGAGGAAGCCCTGGCAAAACTCGGGGAAGTAGCAGACTACTTTCTCATCCATAATCGCGAAATCTACAATCCCTGTGATGACTCGGTACTCAGAGTCACACCACTGGGGCAGACCCAGTTTTACCGGCGGGCCCGGGGCTTTGTTCCCGAAGGAATAAAGTTGCCCTTCAAAACACGGCCGGTGCTTGCCCTGGGAGGGGAGATGAAAAGCACCTTTTGTCTAACCCGAGGTGATGAAGCTTTTTTAAGTCAGCATTGGGGAGATCTGAACCACCACGATAACTACATGTGTTTTATTACCAGCATACCGCGTTTTAAGAAGATGCTGGCTGTAGAACCTGAGGTTCTGGTCCATGATCTTCATCCAGAATATCAGACAACCCGCTGGGCTCGTAGCCAGGAAGGAATAGAATTAAGAGCCGTTCAGCACCACTGGGCCCACATGGCTTCGTGTATGGCAGAAAATAGTCTCACGGGGGAAGCAGTTGGGATAATTTGCGATGGCACCGGTTGGGGAATGGACGGAGCTGTTTGGGGATGTGAAATCCTGGTTGGGGATTACAGCCACTTTGAACGCTGCGGACACCTGCGCTATATCCCCCTGCCCGGAGGGGATCAGGCCATTAAAAGACCTTACCGTATGGCGTTCTCATATCTTTACGATGTTTGGGGAGAAGAGGCCTTAAGTTGGGCTGAGTGCTATCTAAAAGACCTCGGAAAGGAAGAAAGAGAACTGCTAATCATTCAGTGTCGAAGAGGGCTAAACTCGCCGCCAACCTCTTCCTTGGGGCGCTTATTTGATGCTGTTTCCGCCTTTCTTGGTATTTGCAGTTTTAACCGCTATGAGGGACAGGCTGCCGTAGAACTGGAGGAGGCAGCAGGAGGACGTATTGGTGAACCGTATTCCTGTGAGGTTTATCAGGAAGATGGGAAATGGATCATGGATATGCGCCCGCTCTGGAGGGAGCTTGGCGGTGACCTGAGGAAAGGAAAAGATATAGGCCTTGTCGCTGCCCGCTTTCACGGAACTGTCGTATCGATGCTGGCTGAGGTCGCGACTAAGGTGGCCCGGGCCAAAAGGTTAGAACATGTGGTTCTAAGCGGCGGATCGTTTCATAACCGACTTCTTTTGGCCAAGCTTACGCAAACGCTTGAGATGGCAGGACTTCGTGTCTATCACCAGAACCGGGTACCACCAGGGGATGGCGGTTTATCCCTGGGTCAGGCTGCTATAGCGGGGTGGCGATAG
- a CDS encoding HypC/HybG/HupF family hydrogenase formation chaperone: protein MCLGVPAKVVKILPQSMAVVDVQGNLVEISVRFTPEVRENDYVLVHAGFAMEIIDPEWAEETTRILEELHGHAEY, encoded by the coding sequence ATGTGCCTAGGTGTACCTGCTAAGGTTGTTAAAATACTACCACAGTCCATGGCTGTAGTCGATGTACAAGGCAATCTGGTCGAGATAAGCGTGCGCTTTACGCCGGAGGTAAGGGAGAACGACTACGTGCTGGTTCATGCTGGTTTTGCCATGGAGATAATAGACCCTGAATGGGCGGAGGAGACAACGCGTATACTGGAGGAATTGCATGGTCATGCAGAATACTGA
- the hypD gene encoding hydrogenase formation protein HypD, which translates to MQNTDLHSTYLLEEIRKEKLELSLMEVCGTHTMAIARSGLKELMPKGIRLISGPGCPVCVTAQADIDAVVALAREPLVILATFGDMMRVPGSESSLAQERSRGADIRVVYSPLDAVALARSNPGREVVFLGIGFETTAPAVAASIEMAATEDIKNYSVWSLNKLVPPALNVLFSDPELRVDGLICPGHVSTVIGISPYVELAARYKRPCVVTGFEPSDIIEGIYMILTQIKQGRSEAEIQYRRVVKPQGNVVAQKMIDRFFEPVTARWRGLGSIPASGLAIRKEYEAWDARVKFALPEFPERPTRGCSCGEILKGKITPLECPLFGRYCTPSTPIGPCMVSQEGACAAYYRYGRRVN; encoded by the coding sequence ATGCAGAATACTGATCTTCACAGCACCTATCTCTTAGAGGAAATTAGGAAAGAAAAGCTGGAACTTAGTTTAATGGAAGTTTGCGGGACGCACACCATGGCCATTGCCCGCAGCGGCCTAAAGGAATTGATGCCGAAAGGCATCCGGCTTATTTCAGGACCCGGCTGTCCCGTCTGCGTGACGGCACAGGCGGATATCGATGCCGTAGTCGCTTTGGCCCGCGAACCCTTGGTTATCCTGGCTACTTTTGGCGATATGATGCGGGTACCGGGCAGTGAGAGTTCCTTGGCCCAGGAAAGAAGCCGTGGGGCCGACATACGGGTAGTCTACTCGCCTTTAGATGCAGTAGCGCTGGCACGATCTAATCCCGGTCGTGAAGTGGTTTTCCTGGGTATTGGCTTCGAAACAACGGCCCCAGCGGTAGCTGCCAGCATTGAAATGGCAGCCACCGAAGACATAAAGAACTATTCGGTATGGTCTTTAAATAAGCTGGTACCGCCAGCTCTTAATGTTCTCTTTTCTGATCCAGAACTTAGGGTGGACGGCCTCATCTGCCCAGGACACGTATCGACGGTTATCGGTATATCGCCTTATGTGGAATTGGCGGCTAGATACAAGCGCCCATGTGTGGTTACCGGCTTTGAGCCGTCGGATATCATAGAGGGGATCTATATGATTCTGACTCAAATAAAGCAGGGCAGGAGCGAAGCCGAGATCCAGTACCGGCGGGTTGTAAAACCTCAGGGCAATGTAGTGGCGCAAAAGATGATAGACCGGTTTTTTGAGCCTGTGACAGCGCGCTGGAGGGGATTAGGGTCTATCCCTGCCAGCGGTTTGGCTATAAGAAAGGAATATGAGGCTTGGGATGCACGTGTTAAATTTGCACTACCCGAGTTTCCTGAAAGGCCAACCAGGGGATGTTCTTGCGGGGAAATCTTAAAGGGTAAGATAACTCCTTTAGAATGTCCACTATTCGGAAGGTATTGTACTCCCAGTACTCCGATTGGTCCCTGCATGGTCTCTCAAGAAGGAGCCTGTGCCGCTTATTACCGCTACGGTCGAAGAGTTAATTAA
- the hypE gene encoding hydrogenase expression/formation protein HypE — translation MSDERVLLAHGAGGKMSQQLIERVFKKKWTNHALEPLLDAAVLSLPGKHIAVTTDSFVITPIFFPGGDIGKLAVAGTVNDLIAIGAVPLYLAAAFIIEEGFKIADLEALADSMAQTASQAGVKLVTGDTKVVERGSADGIFITTTGVGFMPLGIEYQPQRIEPGDKVILTGNAGDHGLAILAQREGLSFTTPVVSDCRPLIRLGEVTRAYGPAIKCLRDPTRGGVATVLNELAQQSGTCFHIRERDIPIAPAVRGACEMLGMDPLYLANEGKMVIIVSSDAASQVLTALRQIPEAADAALIGEVKAEPRGMVVLKTEIGAERILGMLEGEHLPRIC, via the coding sequence ATGAGCGACGAAAGAGTACTCTTGGCGCACGGGGCCGGGGGCAAGATGTCTCAACAATTGATAGAGCGGGTGTTTAAGAAAAAGTGGACGAATCACGCTCTGGAGCCCCTACTCGATGCGGCTGTCCTTTCCCTCCCCGGTAAGCACATCGCTGTGACCACCGACTCTTTTGTAATAACCCCTATCTTCTTTCCTGGCGGCGACATAGGTAAATTGGCAGTAGCGGGAACGGTAAACGATCTGATTGCAATAGGTGCAGTTCCCCTCTATTTAGCGGCAGCCTTTATAATCGAAGAAGGTTTCAAGATTGCCGATCTCGAGGCTTTGGCCGACTCCATGGCCCAAACAGCCAGTCAGGCCGGGGTGAAGCTGGTTACCGGCGATACCAAAGTAGTGGAAAGGGGAAGTGCTGACGGTATTTTTATTACGACTACCGGAGTAGGATTTATGCCTCTTGGTATCGAATACCAACCCCAACGAATCGAGCCAGGAGACAAAGTCATCCTCACGGGAAATGCAGGTGACCATGGGCTTGCCATCCTGGCTCAGCGCGAGGGTTTGAGTTTTACTACCCCTGTTGTAAGTGACTGTCGTCCTCTGATCCGGTTAGGGGAAGTTACCAGAGCTTATGGTCCGGCGATTAAGTGTTTGCGCGACCCCACCCGGGGCGGGGTAGCCACTGTTTTGAATGAGTTGGCCCAGCAATCGGGGACGTGTTTCCACATACGGGAAAGAGATATACCGATTGCTCCGGCTGTTAGAGGAGCATGCGAGATGTTAGGTATGGATCCCCTTTACCTGGCCAACGAGGGAAAAATGGTGATTATTGTCTCCTCTGATGCTGCCTCGCAGGTACTGACTGCGTTAAGGCAAATACCAGAGGCTGCCGACGCTGCCCTTATAGGGGAGGTTAAGGCCGAGCCTCGAGGAATGGTTGTACTTAAAACCGAGATCGGGGCCGAGCGCATTCTTGGTATGCTGGAAGGGGAACACCTGCCGCGTATCTGCTGA